In Halichondria panicea chromosome 5, odHalPani1.1, whole genome shotgun sequence, the genomic stretch AAACCTGAACCAAAAGCAAGACTGCTACCCACAGTGTACATCTTGTGAACTTCGAGATCCAATAAAAAGAAGAAAATAGCtttgcgtgtatgtgtgtatgtatggtatatgtgtatgtatggtattgtgtgtatgtatgtatgtgtgccACTTTTGTGCAATTTTGTGGTTTTAATTGCTTCCGGTGTGGTTATTAATTAACAGGAAAAGGGGTTTTACAGGAAGTGATGtcacaataatgaataatgataacctccctccctcactaGTGGTaaggtagcctcgagaccaggccgattaaaatacggcctggtctctattgcatgggtgatagtgcacatgcgcaaactgagttccccagaatctggggaattccTTCAcgttagtaaacctttgtattaattataccgtaaactactagtttctttccgtattatttttaacaaatacttgtctcctgtggctttatgccctctattgtgttgtcaaGAAGGCTTACACACTTGTctaaagccagaagaggctctctaCGATGGTCCTATGGTTGCATTTGGAAGCACCAaagtcaaagacttgccatagctgcatagtctgtcagaaaccctctcctgtgaagctgtggcttatattctctattgtgttgtcgagaaggtttGCACACTATtatgaaaccagaagaggctcacATCTACCTCTACGATGGTCCTATGGttgcagttggaagcacaaagtcaaagacttgccatagtctgtcagaaacccagttcaaaacatcacgaccatccaaccatcatagaggtagatgagagcctcttctggcttcgtgtgcaagccttctcaacacaacaccatagagaaggccacagctagctagctagctaggctataaaaaGCTTCATATAatagtagatagtacatgggcgtggACGGCCacgcctataattaattacacatgcaataggtaccaggccgtattttaatctgcctggattcgaggctagtggtaaggtgatttccaaaccagaaacaagacattGATTAACATTGGCCTAAatgtaaggccactccaagtgatactctggtttctggtccaccgcccgcatcagattttattcttggatttctatctcattattggatttctatcccattatttctactacgcatgcgcataatggtccatgtggtacaaaatagtgtgataatgatattcatttgcaaaataatgagattcataaggtgaaattgataatgacataatgagaaaagccgcccgcccgcatgcaattagaaaaactttaggaccagaaaccagagtgtcacttggagtggcctaaagcCATACTGTAAAGCatcgattattattattataattattattatacaacgaacggaagtggattgaaggaagtagatagaaagttcgattgaaggtttctagcccatcggatagccttatctgatagctacccttagcctgctatgttaacaaaagactcacagcctgcaacagtgtggataacaatcgtctgaacggggTGAAAGCTgccaagagcctatatggacagaccacgcccatttaacattaactttggtgaaagtctactatactactgctaaaatagctgtacaacaaacctacgcagctctgtctctagctagctagctatatagctctgtgtatgacttttaggatattttctctgatgaattctgtattataggaaatttacgggaaaaatatccaataatttggcgcatgcgcaagcatgCAGTCGATATAGCatgcaggccttcttttctatgaaggccggtgaaggaggctagaaatttacctgctatacggtattatgctccaagcataattattctatcaggcccatataatataattataataatattataatactaggagcatgcagagcatgtttggggcgagcgagcaattttgtatttgttgtaCAGTCATTTGGTACAATGTGGTAATTTTAAGTATTATTGTTTATTTATAAATCGAATGAAATGAACAGTGATTGTGAATAACCGAGTAGTCCATGTAGACGACTTTCCTGTGCCAGctgtatacctgtgacaaTTATTCTGTCAGAGTGGTGTAGGGTTGTTGTCTTTGACTGTGCATGGTGTAACATGAAGTTGACTTACTAAGAGTGAAACAAATTATATCTATGAGTGAAAGTTCAGCACGAAAGAGCTGGCTGTACAAACTAAGCAAGGAGATATTATCACTTTTTGCTGGACCCAAATTACAAGGCTATAGTATACTGTCAGTGTAAACAATCCTTAAAGCTACTCTGACCTGTTGTAAGCCTGTGTGGCCTCAGAAGTTTCCATCTGAGCTGGTCTGACCTGCCGTAGTGCTGTATTATCTAAAGGTGCCTGTGCAACTTCAAAAGTCtccatctgagctgctctgacctgtcCTAGTGACTGGCCTCGATCTCTGTTTTGTCCTGTTGAGCTAGcaggtttattatcacaaaaacacaagaCTTGGAAGTGAAACATGgcaagtaagctgctgtgacctcctgcaggcgtgcctgtgtgatcttaggctcagaaggtccccatttgagctgctctgacctgctgtaggcgtgctTGTAGCCTCAAGCGTCTCTGTGTACGTGTCTTGTCTGAGTCTTCGTTCctgagtgtagctagctcttgtgccCATGCACAGCCTTCACgtaaaagttggtaaagggtcacgagtacaaaaaacaaatatcgtgccggtccatgacacacacacacacagacacacagacaaaaattaatagcctcgttcccaggccttactttttcttgctgttgtcactgttcatccatgaaagacatagtgaggcagcaaagaaagaaatgggcgtacagttaagaaaaagtaaggcctggtttgggaaatcgcgtgatccacaaggatttttatgaacgtgggcgatatgtaagactgtactgagacaaccaccaacctgtgctgcaagtcagatcagagttaaccagcgtggccagctctggtggcagtagctacctgctatatgataatgacgactaagctattcttgatctagaaagacacaataatagtctgatagaatctgaacacacaattgcaaattcaatctagactagttactagtagatcatctagctaagcctaaggtatagcttgctatagtgcttgcaaacttccagttccaagtccatgtccagcttgctgctttattagtcatagatttctgcgtgggcagtccaacatctctagctcagcatgcccacgctcattttcacccttctaccctcacgcgacttcccgatacaggctctcctttttcctaactctacgtctatttctttctttactcctccaattaataccgtattttatctcattgaacaattaatacagtattttatcttattgaacggctgtgaaagaacagaaaaaggagagcctgtgtagaggctaaaAAATTAATTGCAACGTTCATCACTAGGAAGCAGACTGACTAGGAAGGGACTCgatcgcttcgctcgccccaataaaGAGTAACTATATCGACAATGACCTAAAGAGTATTTACATGGCTAAACCATAATTCTAGTCTCAAGCAGCTTTACTCTAATAATTCGTGGTGAAATGAATaatgtcatgtacataattataattatagtgttcaaAAAGTAATGGAGAATAGTACAACGGATGATGCAGTGTATAAAAAACAGTCAGTGTTTTTGAACAACAACGTCTGGTCTTGAAGCACCTCTACCTCTCTTGGCCGTGTTTGTCACATGACTTGCAGTTCTTGTCACATGACTTGCGGGAGCTGAGGTACGTCCATTCCTTGCAGGTGGAGGGTCACTGCTCGGGGTAGGAGTGTGTTGAATATGGTCATTATCTTCACATGATGGCAAAACATCTTCCGGAGTATTGTTCTCGTCTCCATGGTTACTTGGTCCATTGCTATGGTTACTGTCATCAGCATCTCGATATCGGAACATTGACATGGCTTCCATATTTAGTGCACACACTCCTCGCATGAACGCTTTCTTCATGTTCTCCTCGTACAAATCTCTCTCTGCTTTGAGCCTCTGTACTTCAACTGAAGACTCCTCCAGTGACCGCCCCaactgtgggtgtgtgtggtgtgtggtgtgtgtgtgtgtgtgtgtgtgtgtgtgtgtgtgtgtgtgtgtgtgtgtgtgcgtggataatagacatgcacacactgtaacTGAGACACAAAATACCACAGAGCTACGTTTAACAACGGTCTGCTCAGGCGATTATAGAACGGGAGATTGTGAAGCTGTTGTTGAATGGCTACTAGAATGGATGTGATATAACTATACATTGTATGCAGTCTCTTAAATGTACAACATAGGCActcaatgtacaatgtaggaCAGTGATGGCAGTAGGTGCATTCAGATGGACTCACAGCCTCCAATTGCTCCTCATAATCTCCACTCAGCTGAACACACACCTCCTCCGCTTTGCTCTGTGACCAAGGATAAGAGTTACTACACACTGTACGCATGAAGCATtaccataaaattaatgtagcttGATGTATAGTTGAAGCAAGCTAAAACTAAAAGCTTAAAgcaaaaatgtgtgtgtgtgtgtgtgcgtgtgtttaaTAGTGCACTGCTTCTAGAGAGGAGACACtgcacacccactcactttaCAAGCTTTTTCCACTCTTTGTTTCCATCGTGACTGAATGATACCAAACCACGCCTCCCACAcacgacctttgaccctcatATTATGATGTTTCTTGGCTAGGACACCAGTGAATGCCTCTCTTCTCTCATCGGAGTGACGCAGCTTCCAAGAGCCAAAGCTTCGCTGGAGTTCCACGCGCTCTTTCTATAGAGAGCAGTACAGTGTGAGAGAGGGAACAAGTGTAGCAATagatacagtacagtactgagtgtacatgcagtggatGAGGACACTCACAGGGTGTaatacagggtgtcatacagggggggggggtatcctccccctagctccaattcccccccccccccaaagtttgcattcaggtactagttgtatgactgagtgtccatagctggtaattttacatactaacagggtaatGAAATAACAGtggacctttttttttagcaaaatgttctggttacttttcttagtTCCCCCCTCTatttcaaaatcctgtatgacaccctgactcATAACCTCTTTATAAAGGAAACTGGTGctaacatgcacatgcacctaTACACTGTGTAGGAGTAActatgcacgtacatgtacatgtattctaAATTTCCAGCTGACTGAACACACTGACCTGTTTCTGGAGTGCTGCCGTGAGGTTGGCTATGACGTGGTCCTTCCGACCTATTGACTGTTCATACGTAACCAATAGTTCTTTGAACTGTTCCAACTGAGCACGAGCCTCACCAAGCTCATAGgcatgtctgtgtgtgtgggaagggAGTTTGAAACTAGTCCATTAGAGAAAATGGAACACTAAAATAATGTCTCTTAGAATCGGGTCACTGAACCAATTTAGTCCCAACACAAGCACGATCAACCCCTAAAATCAGAACACCTCAATTTCAGCGTACAAAGGTAATCTAATAATGGCTCTTACACAATGAATTCAAGCAAGAGTatcttaatgtactcctgattcAAGCAGGAGTATATtaactgctacagttggatactcctcttaatgtactcctgatcGAGATTTAAGTAATTGGCtaaagctagctacatgtgtgCTATGAAAAAAATTGGTCAATGTTCACGTACATACAATGTGTACTGCAGACTGTGTGCACAATGTACTAGCTAGAGGCTTACTGTTGCCTCTCCCTCTGGTGATCAGCTTCCCTCCTCTCGAGCAATCTCAGTCGACCCTGCTCAAACTCTGCCTACAATAGGGAGTACATGGGAACATTAAggtactgtatttacttgattaaacgcccgggcgtttatttcatatCGATGTCTGTaaagggggcgtttaaacgagatgggcgcttattcgttatgtctactccaactcttgcacagcagcagttattatgctctttttggctgctgccacagctctcagcttaaatcataggagtggtgtttcttCCTCTGTgttggtatctctctctctctgccatcataaaaAGATCTATTATTCCATactgccatgcttgcaactggttccaTGTGCTagttcagctccacccacagttccatgcccatacatgggcgattatttaagatgggcgtttattgataaagacagagcttttaccatggGTGTTTAAttaagtaaatacggtatacagtagaacctcgttTATCCGTACACCTTTCGAGGCACTAGAgtttttcgaggattgacctaCATGTTAAGCTCAAAATTTGTTTATtgaaacctctctactgtaggggtgtggtcacttAGTTTTCGCAATTCGCAAAAATGTTGTTCCTCAAAAATAACctgctaccgtattactagaatgttttgtgagcatcaaacatacatgtatgcgaACTTTGCAACACGCAGAGCAAGCATTGATTACTTTGCAATAATAAAACCTAGACTGGTAATTACACACGATTCTTGTCAGAACGCAATggttagatcgcaaagagttgtgctgatttggctcattcacaaatGTTTTCACCCacaaatattctagtaatacaatATATGGTAGCACAGCCTACAATAATTTATGGACTTACATAACGTATAGAGCGTGGCATTAcgtatatgcacatgtacggagttcaacaaacacacaacacactgtGCAAAGGAAAATTACAAAGGCTCTTATAATAAAAAAAACCCAAGCACATCAATCGTTACAGGTACGTAGTTGTGAAAAAGCGCAATTTTTTAAGCTGCTCGAGCAATCAAAGTCATCTATCAAAATCGCTATTGTGAAACAGAGCCCAAATTTTAGTCCAAGGAAGCACACTTACCAGAATGTTT encodes the following:
- the LOC135335989 gene encoding centrosomal protein POC5-like is translated as MQYINFVKIIFSALNYYCSNLGKVKGHRVLLHVGNNFENQEKMDSDSEQTGLSSLDLGSESRGSSVSTALREEYEDLLRYAVVTPVVDLSNKGLKSNKMSKSQYHPSSIVPPQPQSPYTPIQPQVNKVASDISDPSDLQQPSEPRLPPPFTAMTVQHEIITQPNRSHDTHHQSHDVPSESHDESVESHDEIGMRSHDVDPEMVRLESQLDGWCLDLKRNILAEFEQGRLRLLERREADHQRERQQHAYELGEARAQLEQFKELLVTYEQSIGRKDHVIANLTAALQKQKERVELQRSFGSWKLRHSDERREAFTGVLAKKHHNMRVKGRVWEAWFGIIQSRWKQRVEKACKSKAEEVCVQLSGDYEEQLEALGRSLEESSVEVQRLKAERDLYEENMKKAFMRGVCALNMEAMSMFRYRDADDSNHSNGPSNHGDENNTPEDVLPSCEDNDHIQHTPTPSSDPPPARNGRTSAPASHVTRTASHVTNTAKRGRGASRPDVVVQKH